One window of the Janthinobacterium sp. PAMC25594 genome contains the following:
- a CDS encoding ATP-binding protein produces MKAFLGSMTGRVFMFLLIGIVASAALTQWLAVGERQRAIEQYRDYHAVERAEQLVMAADVVPLASRAAYLKVANKGSVRLELRPDTEHKPGTPTEFSSALQAKLGEGFKVSALAERPAACINPRQSPGMFGAKPWGGTCENLDVRMQDGHVLRLMVLPPRQQPPFNEHNDWMTLLPFLISIAILAYLVTRMTMRPLKQLAQAAKDLGNDINHPPLTLSGASEIRQASAAFNAMQARIRQHISQRTQMLAAITHDLQTPLTRLRLRLEKVADTELYDRLVGDLSAMQSMVKEGLDLARSMDSTEAMQALDLDSLLDSVCSDAADAGQNVTLAGQASMALMGRPIAMRRCLVNLIDNAVKYGQYAQVTVERIAGAARIRIRDGGPGIAPDQLAKVFEPFYRIETSRSRESGGMGLGLTIARNIAEQHGATVSLLNHVDGGLEVTLIVPEYYAGK; encoded by the coding sequence GTGAAGGCCTTCCTGGGATCGATGACGGGCAGGGTCTTCATGTTTCTGCTGATCGGCATCGTCGCTTCGGCCGCGCTGACGCAGTGGCTGGCCGTGGGCGAACGCCAGCGCGCCATCGAGCAATACCGCGACTATCACGCCGTCGAGCGGGCCGAGCAGCTGGTGATGGCGGCCGACGTGGTGCCGCTGGCCTCGCGCGCCGCCTACCTGAAGGTGGCCAACAAGGGCAGCGTGCGCCTGGAATTGCGTCCCGACACGGAACATAAGCCCGGTACGCCGACGGAATTTTCCAGCGCCCTGCAAGCCAAGCTGGGCGAGGGTTTCAAGGTCAGCGCGCTGGCCGAACGCCCGGCCGCCTGCATCAATCCACGCCAGTCGCCGGGCATGTTCGGCGCCAAGCCTTGGGGCGGTACCTGCGAAAACCTCGACGTGCGCATGCAGGATGGCCACGTGCTGCGCCTGATGGTCTTGCCGCCGCGCCAGCAGCCACCGTTCAATGAACACAATGACTGGATGACCCTGCTGCCTTTCCTGATCAGCATCGCCATCCTCGCTTACCTGGTCACGCGCATGACCATGCGTCCGCTCAAGCAGCTGGCGCAGGCGGCGAAAGACCTGGGCAACGACATCAACCATCCGCCGCTGACCCTGTCGGGCGCCAGCGAGATCCGCCAGGCCAGCGCCGCCTTCAATGCCATGCAGGCGCGCATCCGCCAGCATATTTCCCAGCGTACACAAATGCTGGCCGCCATCACGCACGACTTGCAGACGCCGCTGACGCGCTTGCGCCTGCGCCTGGAAAAGGTGGCCGATACGGAATTATATGACCGCCTGGTGGGCGACCTGTCTGCCATGCAGAGCATGGTCAAGGAAGGGCTGGACCTGGCCCGCTCGATGGATAGCACGGAAGCGATGCAGGCGCTCGATCTCGACTCCCTGCTCGACAGCGTTTGCTCCGACGCGGCCGATGCCGGCCAGAACGTGACCCTGGCCGGGCAGGCCAGCATGGCCTTGATGGGCCGGCCCATCGCCATGCGGCGTTGCCTGGTGAACTTGATCGACAATGCCGTCAAATATGGCCAGTACGCGCAGGTGACGGTCGAGCGCATCGCCGGCGCGGCGCGCATCCGCATCCGCGACGGCGGACCGGGGATTGCGCCAGATCAGCTGGCCAAAGTGTTCGAACCGTTTTATCGCATCGAGACCTCGCGTTCGCGCGAATCGGGTGGCATGGGCCTGGGCCTGACCATCGCGCGCAACATCGCCGAGCAGCATGGCGCCACGGTTTCACTGCTGAATCATGTCGACGGTGGACTGGAAGTCACCCTGATCGTGCCAGAGTATTACGCGGGAAAGTGA
- a CDS encoding efflux RND transporter periplasmic adaptor subunit: MKKTSLAILVGAALCIGGGIWYFNQAGKAAGGQDGKGGKGGQGPTTVNVVAPLRQDVPMLLQANGSVTPISSVDLHPQTTSTITKVHIREGQFVKQGELMFTLDARSEHANVDKAQAQVLRDRASVLDLERQLKRSQDLLSKNFIAQGAVDTLQSQLDAARALLAADQAALRAAQVDSSYTVLRAPQGGRVGAINVYAGSLVQPTTSLTSITQLDPIDVVFTLPESSLSGLLAAQKAGEVAVKALLADAGGKQLDGKLSFIDNAVDPATGVIKVKARFNNGGTDLWPGQYVNTQLTVRTLKDALVIPQNAIITNTTGIFVYSMEADNTAKVRKIARVYAFGPNAVVTGLTGDEKVIVDGKQNLRPGGKVRLAEKHKAADGAAAPQGKPA; encoded by the coding sequence ATGAAAAAGACTAGCCTGGCAATCCTCGTGGGTGCGGCCCTGTGTATCGGTGGCGGCATCTGGTATTTCAATCAGGCAGGCAAAGCGGCCGGTGGGCAGGATGGCAAAGGGGGCAAGGGCGGACAGGGACCAACCACGGTGAACGTGGTCGCGCCGCTGCGACAGGATGTGCCGATGCTGCTGCAAGCCAATGGCAGCGTGACACCGATCAGCAGCGTCGACCTGCATCCACAGACGACCAGTACGATCACCAAGGTGCACATCCGCGAAGGCCAGTTCGTCAAACAGGGCGAACTGATGTTTACGCTGGACGCGCGCAGCGAGCACGCGAATGTCGACAAGGCGCAGGCGCAAGTATTGCGTGACCGCGCCTCGGTGCTGGACCTCGAACGCCAGCTCAAACGCAGCCAGGATTTGCTGAGCAAGAACTTCATCGCCCAGGGCGCCGTGGATACTTTGCAAAGCCAGCTCGACGCGGCACGCGCCTTGCTGGCCGCCGACCAGGCCGCCTTGCGCGCCGCCCAGGTCGACTCCAGCTACACCGTCCTGCGCGCGCCGCAGGGTGGCCGCGTGGGCGCCATCAATGTGTACGCGGGCAGCCTGGTGCAGCCGACTACTTCGCTCACCAGCATCACCCAGCTCGACCCGATCGATGTGGTCTTCACCTTGCCGGAAAGCAGTCTGTCGGGCTTGCTGGCGGCGCAGAAGGCGGGCGAGGTGGCGGTCAAGGCGCTGCTGGCCGATGCCGGCGGCAAGCAGCTCGACGGTAAACTGAGTTTCATCGACAATGCCGTCGATCCCGCCACGGGCGTGATCAAGGTCAAGGCCCGTTTCAACAATGGCGGTACCGACCTGTGGCCTGGCCAGTATGTGAATACGCAGTTGACGGTGCGCACGCTCAAGGATGCGCTGGTCATCCCGCAAAACGCCATCATCACCAATACCACGGGCATCTTCGTGTATTCGATGGAAGCCGATAATACGGCCAAGGTGCGCAAGATTGCCCGCGTGTATGCGTTCGGCCCGAATGCCGTCGTCACCGGATTGACCGGCGACGAGAAAGTCATCGTCGACGGCAAGCAGAACCTGCGTCCGGGCGGCAAGGTGCGCCTGGCGGAAAAACACAAGGCCGCCGATGGCGCCGCCGCACCGCAGGGCAAGCCAGCATGA
- a CDS encoding efflux RND transporter permease subunit: MNLSELSIRRPVMVVLLSLSIILAGVLAYGHIPVAALPSYNTPVINVSADLAGASPETMASSVALPLEKQFSTIAGLSLITSTSTLGNTSLTLEFDASINVNEAAVDVQAALLRAQRQLPTEMTDLPSYRKVNPADAPVLFIQMTSPSLNLSDLNDYAENLIAPSLSTLPGVAQVSVNGQKRFAVRVRARADLMNARNLTMDELAQALRASNTNSPLGILDGPSQTLTIQGNPQMMKAADFAELIVATRNGQPVRLKEVAEVEDSFQSTKTAGSFNGERSITLLVQRQPDANTVQVVDAVRKLLPGFKAQLPASIQISLVNDRSVSIREAIHDVNLTLALTVILVVLVIFLFLHRAAATFIPAVTMPISLLGALALLYWLGYSLDNISLLGITLAVGLVVDDAIVVLENIVRHIEMGKKPIQAALVGAKEMGFTIISISVSLVAVFIPIFFMPGVIGLLFHEFAVVVTLSILVSAIVSLTLVPMLASRFLPADTREHNDSDPSHGEKTFIGRHFEAGFTKLRNGYVHLLDKALAHRNVVLFVAVCTFALTVLLYATIPKGFFPEEDLGQIQVNTEASEDISSAALQDLQARVAAVLKADPSVQDVTSFVGGGNTGRMFMVLKPRSERPKMPVVLENLRRATSAVPGMAVYFRPVQNLQLGGRQSKSRYQYTLQSVSPDALNDWAEKFIAGMRTDPAFRDVTSDSQIKGLQASLRIDRDKANLLGVQMSDIRTALYSAFGERQVSTIYSSAASYYVILEAATADRQYDDALTRVSVRSKSGELVKLSSIAYVERTIGPTSVNHQGQLQAVTISFNLAPDVPLGIATGKIDVMGKEMSLPASIITRYGGDAAVFQDSQASQIILIIAALAVIYVLLGVLYESYIHPLTILAGLPSAAVGALLTLRLFGMDLTMIAIIGILMLIGIVKKNAIMMIDFALHAQRNEGMSPPEAIRQACILRFRPIMMTSAAALMGALPIALGLGAGAELRQPLGLAVVGGLLFSQVITLFITPVIYLFLDKYSGTGPVTDEQLVALDKQA; this comes from the coding sequence ATGAACCTGTCCGAACTGAGCATCCGCCGCCCCGTCATGGTGGTGCTGCTGTCCCTCTCCATCATCCTGGCCGGCGTGCTGGCGTATGGCCACATTCCCGTGGCGGCCTTGCCAAGCTATAACACGCCCGTCATCAACGTCAGCGCCGACCTGGCCGGCGCCAGCCCCGAGACCATGGCGTCCTCCGTGGCCTTGCCGCTGGAAAAGCAGTTTTCCACGATTGCCGGCCTGAGCCTGATCACCTCGACGAGTACCCTGGGCAATACCTCGCTGACCCTGGAGTTTGACGCCAGCATCAATGTCAACGAGGCCGCCGTCGACGTGCAGGCGGCCTTGCTGCGCGCGCAGCGCCAGTTGCCGACGGAAATGACGGACTTGCCGTCCTACCGCAAAGTCAATCCGGCCGATGCGCCCGTGCTGTTCATCCAGATGACGTCGCCATCGCTGAACTTGTCGGATCTGAATGATTATGCGGAAAACCTGATCGCGCCCAGCCTGTCGACCTTGCCAGGCGTGGCCCAGGTCAGCGTGAATGGCCAGAAACGCTTTGCCGTGCGCGTGCGCGCCCGTGCCGACCTGATGAACGCGCGCAACCTGACGATGGACGAGCTGGCCCAGGCCCTGCGCGCCTCGAACACGAATTCGCCGCTGGGCATCCTCGACGGCCCCAGCCAGACCTTGACCATCCAGGGCAACCCGCAGATGATGAAGGCGGCCGATTTTGCCGAACTCATCGTCGCCACGCGCAATGGCCAGCCCGTGCGGCTGAAGGAAGTGGCCGAAGTGGAAGACAGTTTCCAGTCGACCAAGACGGCCGGCAGTTTCAACGGCGAGCGCTCGATCACCTTGCTGGTGCAGCGCCAACCGGATGCGAACACGGTGCAAGTTGTCGATGCCGTGCGCAAACTTTTGCCGGGTTTCAAGGCGCAATTGCCCGCTTCCATCCAGATCAGCCTGGTCAACGACCGTTCCGTCTCGATCCGCGAAGCGATTCACGACGTCAACCTGACCCTGGCCCTGACGGTGATTCTGGTGGTGCTGGTGATCTTTTTGTTCCTGCACCGCGCGGCGGCCACCTTCATTCCGGCCGTCACCATGCCCATTTCCCTGCTCGGCGCGCTGGCCCTGCTGTACTGGCTCGGCTACAGCCTCGACAACATTTCCCTGCTGGGCATTACCCTGGCCGTGGGCCTGGTGGTCGACGATGCCATCGTGGTGCTGGAAAACATCGTGCGGCATATCGAGATGGGCAAGAAACCGATCCAGGCGGCCCTCGTGGGCGCCAAGGAAATGGGTTTCACCATCATCTCGATTTCCGTCTCGCTGGTGGCCGTGTTCATCCCCATCTTCTTCATGCCGGGCGTGATCGGCTTGCTGTTCCACGAGTTCGCCGTCGTCGTCACGCTGTCCATCCTCGTCTCGGCCATCGTGTCGCTGACCCTGGTGCCGATGCTGGCCAGCCGCTTCCTGCCGGCCGATACACGCGAACACAATGACAGCGACCCGAGCCATGGCGAGAAAACGTTCATCGGCCGCCACTTCGAGGCGGGGTTCACGAAATTGCGCAACGGTTACGTGCATCTGCTCGACAAGGCCCTGGCGCACCGCAACGTGGTGCTATTCGTTGCCGTGTGTACCTTTGCGCTGACGGTGCTGCTGTACGCGACCATTCCGAAGGGTTTCTTCCCCGAGGAAGACCTGGGCCAGATCCAGGTGAATACGGAAGCGTCGGAGGATATTTCCTCTGCTGCATTGCAGGACTTGCAAGCGCGCGTGGCGGCCGTGCTCAAGGCGGACCCCAGCGTGCAGGATGTGACGTCGTTCGTCGGTGGCGGCAACACGGGCCGCATGTTCATGGTATTAAAACCGCGCAGCGAACGGCCGAAAATGCCCGTGGTGCTGGAAAACCTGCGCCGCGCGACGAGCGCCGTGCCCGGCATGGCCGTGTATTTCCGTCCCGTGCAAAACTTGCAACTGGGCGGGCGCCAGAGCAAGAGCCGCTACCAGTACACCTTGCAAAGCGTCAGCCCCGATGCCTTGAATGACTGGGCGGAAAAGTTTATTGCTGGCATGCGCACCGATCCCGCGTTCCGCGACGTCACCAGCGATTCGCAGATCAAGGGCTTGCAGGCGTCCCTGCGGATCGACCGCGACAAGGCCAATCTGCTGGGCGTGCAAATGTCCGATATCCGCACGGCCCTGTACAGCGCCTTTGGCGAGCGGCAAGTGTCGACCATCTATTCGTCGGCGGCCAGCTATTACGTGATCCTGGAAGCGGCCACGGCGGATCGCCAGTATGACGATGCGCTCACGCGCGTGTCCGTGCGCAGCAAGTCGGGCGAGTTGGTGAAGCTGTCGAGTATTGCCTACGTGGAACGCACGATTGGCCCCACGTCCGTGAATCACCAGGGGCAGTTGCAGGCCGTGACGATCTCCTTCAACCTGGCGCCGGACGTGCCGCTGGGCATCGCCACGGGCAAGATCGACGTGATGGGCAAGGAAATGAGCTTGCCGGCCTCCATCATCACGCGCTACGGTGGCGATGCGGCCGTGTTCCAGGATTCGCAGGCTAGCCAGATCATCCTCATCATCGCCGCGCTGGCCGTGATCTATGTGCTGCTCGGCGTGCTGTATGAAAGCTACATCCACCCGCTGACCATCCTGGCCGGCTTGCCGTCGGCGGCCGTGGGGGCGCTGTTGACCTTGCGCCTGTTCGGCATGGACCTGACGATGATCGCCATCATCGGCATTTTGATGCTGATCGGTATCGTCAAGAAAAACGCCATCATGATGATCGACTTTGCCCTGCATGCGCAGCGCAACGAGGGCATGAGCCCGCCTGAAGCCATCCGCCAGGCCTGCATCCTGCGTTTCCGCCCCATCATGATGACATCGGCGGCGGCCCTGATGGGGGCCTTGCCCATCGCCCTGGGCCTGGGCGCCGGCGCCGAGCTGCGCCAGCCGCTGGGCCTGGCCGTGGTCGGCGGATTGCTGTTTTCGCAAGTGATTACCCTGTTCATCACGCCCGTCATCTATTTGTTCCTGGATAAGTACAGCGGCACGGGGCCGGTGACGGACGAGCAACTGGTCGCACTCGACAAGCAGGCTTGA